The following proteins are encoded in a genomic region of Oryza brachyantha chromosome 11, ObraRS2, whole genome shotgun sequence:
- the LOC102715895 gene encoding protein ROH1-like: MPATDYQGSSSHSHPSPFSSFGRSLLSLRRDSPAVGASPAMAPGEEADLEAFQRHVALHLAELRGGGGEDGFLSIEWIRRLLEAFLLCQEEFRVVVALARRRGALPAAAEKMVGDFYERAVKALDVCNAARDGVDQVRRWERLAGIAASVLLAPGEIHEGQLRRARKALSDLSVLLIDDAAAAAGGGGVASFLSSHRNRSFGRARASPSRSATLASSSSSSSHFRSLSWSVSRNWSAARQLQAIGSGLAAPRAHEGGLVAPVYSMGCLLHLATWALVAAVPCPDRAAALQAHHLPAAPPRAAFPWVPPLLALQERLTEEGKRKDRRNSCGLLKEIHVLEKCTQRLAEAIDAAPVPLSGEREAEVQEAAAELAAVCAAMKAGLEPLERQVREVFHRIVRSRMEGLDSPMLNAD, from the coding sequence ATGCCGGCGACGGACTACCAGGGCTCGTCTTCGCACTCCCACCCCTCCCCGTTCTCCTCCTTCGGCCGCTCGCTCCTGTCCCTCCGCCGGGACAGTCCCGCCGTCGGCGCGTCCCCGGCGATGGCgcccggcgaggaggccgaccTGGAGGCGTTCCAGCGGCACGTGGCCCTGCATCTCGCTGAGCttaggggagggggaggggaggatggGTTTCTGTCGATTGAGTGGATCCGGCGGCTGCTTGAGGCGTTCCTGCTGTGCCAGGAGGAGTTCCGGGTCGTTGTGGCCctggcgcggcgccgcggggcgctgccggcggcggcggagaagatGGTGGGGGATTTCTACGAGCGCGCGGTGAAGGCGCTCGACGTGTGCAACGCCGCCCGCGACGGCGTCGACCAGGTGCGGCGGTGGGAGCGCCTCGCCGGCATCGCGGCGTCCGTGCTGCTCGCGCCGGGGGAGATCCACGAGGGCCAGCTACGCCGCGCGCGGAAGGCGCTGTCGGACCTCTCCGTGCTGCTCATCGacgacgccgcggccgccgccggtgggggcggcgtcgcctccttcctctcctcccaccGCAACCGCTCCTTCGGCCGTGCCCGCGCGTCTCCCTCCCGGTCGGCGACCctcgcctcctcgtcgtcgtcgtcctctcACTTCCGCTCGCTCTCGTGGAGCGTCTCCCGCAActggtcggcggcgcggcagctGCAGGCCATCGGGTCCGGCctggcggcgccgcgcgcgcacgaGGGGGGACTCGTGGCGCCAGTGTACTCCATGGGCTGTCTACTCCACCTCGCGACATGGGCGCTCGTCGCTGCCGTCCCCTGCCcggaccgcgccgccgcgctccaggctcaccacctccccgcggcgccaccgcgcgcCGCATTCCCCTGGGTACCGCCGCTCCTCGCGCTCCAGGAGCGCCTCACCGAGGAGGGGAAGCGCAAGGACAGGCGCAATTCCTGCGGCCTTCTCAAGGAAATCCACGTGCTGGAGAAATGCACGCAGCGGCTCGCAGAGGCGATCGACGCCGCCCCCGTCCCGCTCTCCGGCGAGCGCGAGGCCGAGGTACAGGAGGCGGCTGCCGAGCTGGCTGCGGTTTGTGCCGCCATGAAAGCCGGCCTTGAGCCTCTTGAAAGACAAGTCCGGGAGGTCTTCCACCGAATTGTTCGCAGCCGCATGGAGGGCCTCGATTCGCCGATGCTCAACGCCGATTGA
- the LOC102716171 gene encoding horcolin-like — protein MSVVKIGPFGGTGGRMMDINPNHVPAQLNSIMIWHNEPSGIITAISFRYTTDQGNTFTVPDKPPNVWGDQRSSQPHTIEIDNDEDEYVTKIEGSHNGTHLSSLRITTNKKTSRWFGNQSKGHQHQFSVPLHTGGILGFFVRASTWINAIGVYVGPIDQ, from the exons ATGTCGGTGGTGAAGATTGGGCCTTTTGGCGGGACAGGAGGCAGGATGATGGACATCAATCCCAACCATGTCCCGGCTCAGCTGAACAGCATCATGATCTGGCACAACGAACCCAGCGGGATCATCACCGCCATTAGCTTCAGGTACACCACCGACCAAGGCAACACCTTCACCGTGCCCGATAAGCCGCCCAACGTGTGGGGCGACCAGCGATCGAGTCAACCTCACACG ATCGAGATCGATAACGATGAAGATGAGTACGTGACGAAGATAGAGGGCAGCCACAACGGGACTCACCTGAGCTCCCTGAGGATCACGACGAACAAGAAGACGTCGCGATGGTTCGGGAACCAGAGCAAGGGGCACCAGCATCAGTTCAGCGTGCCGCTGCACACCGGCGGCATCCTCGGCTTCTTCGTCCGCGCCTCCACCTGGATCAACGCCATCGGCGTCTACGTCGGCCCCATCGACCAGTAG